The Gemmata palustris genome includes a region encoding these proteins:
- a CDS encoding CheR family methyltransferase, whose amino-acid sequence MLPLPQVTFDRLAQLIYGLCGLVLTNDKAYLIHHRLEPIVTQSGLRDYDELCDRLRSPTLSPLHEQVIEAITTHETSFFRDGQSFEALRQVLLPELVEAAGQRKRALGVRPHGRIWCAGASTGEEAYSVAILLDELVQGRPRRDLGLGDFAFLATDISPGVLDVARAGVYSDRNVARVRSPYLRRYFKQQLNDWQVVEPLRRFIDFRRANLLDGTPSAGLFDLVLCRNVLIYFDEETRRRICRRFHAVVRPGGALVLGAAENLYGVSEGFTSEQHGSAFFYRKGVSD is encoded by the coding sequence ATGTTGCCGCTGCCGCAGGTCACCTTTGATCGGCTCGCACAGCTCATTTACGGGTTGTGCGGCCTGGTGCTTACCAACGACAAAGCGTACCTGATTCATCATCGCCTGGAGCCCATCGTCACTCAGTCCGGTCTGCGAGACTACGACGAACTGTGCGATCGGCTCCGCTCTCCCACCTTGTCGCCCCTTCACGAACAGGTCATCGAAGCGATCACGACGCACGAAACCTCCTTCTTTCGCGACGGCCAATCATTTGAGGCGCTGCGGCAAGTTCTTTTGCCCGAACTGGTCGAGGCGGCGGGGCAGCGGAAACGGGCGCTGGGCGTCCGCCCGCACGGTCGGATCTGGTGCGCGGGCGCCTCGACCGGTGAGGAAGCTTACAGTGTGGCCATTTTACTCGATGAACTGGTACAGGGCCGACCTCGGCGCGACCTCGGCCTCGGTGATTTCGCCTTCCTTGCCACCGACATTTCCCCCGGCGTTTTGGACGTGGCCCGTGCCGGCGTCTACAGCGACCGTAACGTCGCGCGGGTCCGGTCCCCGTACCTGCGCCGCTACTTCAAGCAACAACTCAACGACTGGCAGGTCGTTGAGCCGCTGCGCCGCTTCATCGACTTCCGCCGCGCCAACCTCCTGGATGGTACGCCGAGCGCCGGCCTGTTCGATCTCGTCCTGTGCCGCAATGTGCTGATTTACTTCGATGAAGAGACCCGGCGCCGCATCTGCCGTCGGTTTCACGCGGTGGTACGCCCCGGTGGGGCGCTGGTGCTCGGGGCGGCGGAGAACCTCTACGGTGTTTCCGAGGGCTTCACTTCGGAACAGCACGGTTCCGCGTTCTTCTATCGCAAGGGCGTGTCGGACTGA